A stretch of the Vigna radiata var. radiata cultivar VC1973A chromosome 9, Vradiata_ver6, whole genome shotgun sequence genome encodes the following:
- the LOC106773017 gene encoding uncharacterized protein LOC106773017 gives MFYPSKTASKAITATIKQQFDKPWLTWRQIPNTDKGVFFESFKKKVSWKIEDEGKVKRNFHFKASHRLAKMFKKARKEGKKPNWMGDNVWNGLLEKWNMPLYRQKSDMAKKNRTSEKGGNLHIGGSISVNDHAIHLSQDLGRSVHVDEICQQTHIHCSTKEFIDERSRRTHEEFQTRFSRVISETASVVASTSSPLDPAEEERLRNRCRLEAASGRYKGRVYDIGNVNIQDDCVNSYIRQTQASPIQQSNAEVLHNLKMQIASQEQQLRHMTSRWQGFIGAIIQFLPPPAVAVAQQFLQHQINEQKSVPQNDVQAQDQPADQP, from the exons aT gTTTTATCCTTCAAAAACTGCATCGAAAGCAATCACAGCCACCATCAAGCAACAGTTTGATAAGCCATGGTTAACATGGAGACAAATCCCTAATACAGACAAAGGTGTTTTCTTCGAGAGTTTTAAG AAAAAGGTTTCATGgaagattgaagatgaaggaaaggtgaaaagaaattttcattttaaggcATCTCATAGATTGGCAAAGATGTTTAAAAAGGCtcgaaaagaaggaaaaaaaccTAATTGGATGGGGGATAATGTTTGGAACGGTCTTCTAGAGAAGTGGAACATGCCACTTTATAGGCAAAAGTCTGATATGGCCAAGAAGAATCGAACATCTGAGAAGGGTGGCAATTTGCACATTGGGGGATCTATTAGTGTGAATGACCATGCTATTCATTTG TCACAAGACCTTGGTCGCTCAGTGCATGTTGACGAAATCTGCCAGCAGACACATATTCATTGCTCAACAAAAGAATTTATTGATGAAAGGTCTAGGCGGACACAT GAAGAATTTCAAACAAGATTTTCTAGAGTAATATCTGAGACTGCATCTGTTGTTGCATCAACATCTAGTCCCCTAGACCCTGCAGAGGAGGAAAGATTGAGGAATCGATGTAGGTTAGAGGCTGCGAGTGGAAGGTACAAGGGACGCGTATACGACATTGGAAATGTCAATATTCAAGATGACTGTGTCAACAGTTACATACGACAGACACAAGCATCTCCTATTCAGCAATCGAATGCAGAGGTCTTGCATAACCTCAAAATGCAAATAGCAAGCCAAGAACAACAGTTGAGACATATGACTTCTCGGTGGCAAGGCTTTATTGGTGCCATCATACAGTTCCTTCCGCCTCCGGCAGTTGCAGTTGCACAACAATTTCTTCAACATCAAATTAATGAACAAAAAAGTGTGCCACAGAATGATGTTCAAGCACAAGATCAACCAGCAGATCAACCATAA
- the LOC106772944 gene encoding ubiquinol oxidase 2, mitochondrial, giving the protein MRFIALSCTVRRALLNGRSCNGLGSTAVMAYSAPETRLLCAGAANGGLFYWRRSMASPAEAKLREKDKEKAEAEKSVVESSYWGISRPKIMREDGTEWPWNCFMPWETYHSNLSIDLTKHHVPKNFLDKVAYRTVKLLRIPTDLFFQRRYGCRAMMLETVAAVPGMVGGMLLHLRSLRKFQQSGGWIKALMEEAENERMHLMTMVELVKPKWYERLLVLAVQGVFFNAFFVLYIISPKVAHRIVGYLEEEAIHSYTEYLKDLESGAIENVPAPAIAIDYWRLPKDAKLKDVITVIRADEAHHRDVNHFASDIHFQGKELREAPAPIGYH; this is encoded by the exons ATGAGGTTCATTGCATTGAGTTGTACGGTTCGGCGGGCTCTGCTCAATGGCCGCAGCTGCAACGGCCTCGGTTCCACGGCGGTGATGGCGTATTCGGCGCCGGAAACGAGGCTTCTCTGTGCCGGCGCAGCCAACGGAGGGCTCTTCTACTGGAGGAGGTCGATGGCTTCGCCGGCGGAGGCGAAGTTGCGGGAGAAGGACAAGGAGAAGGCCGAGGCCGAAAAGAGTGTGGTAGAGTCCAGTTATTGGGGAATTTCGAGGCCGAAGATTATGAGAGAGGACGGAACGGAGTGGCCTTGGAACTGCTTCATG CCTTGGGAGACTTATCATTCAAACCTGTCGATAGATCTTACTAAACATCACGTGCCAAAGAATTTTCTGGACAAAGTTGCTTACAGGACCGTGAAACTCCTCAGAATTCCTACAGATTTATTTTTTCAG AGGCGGTATGGTTGCCGTGCAATGATGCTAGAAACGGTTGCAGCTGTCCCTGGCATGGTAGGAGGGATGTTGTTGCACCTTAGATCACTCCGTAAGTTTCAACAAAGTGGTGGTTGGATCAAAGCATTGATGGAGGAAGCAGAGAATGAAAGAATGCACCTAATGACTATGGTGGAACTTGTGAAGCCTAAATGGTACGAAAGACTGCTGGTTCTTGCTGTACAGGGAGTTTTCTTCAATGCGTTTTTCGTACTTTATATAATCTCTCCCAAGGTGGCTCATAGAATAGTTGGGTACCTTGAGGAGGAGGCTATACATTCTTACACGGAGTATTTGAAGGATCTTGAAAGTGGTGCAATCGAAAATGTTCCTGCTCCTGCCATTGCAATAGACTATTGGAGGCTTCCCAAGGATGCCAAATTGAAAGATGTTATAACAGTCATTCGTGCTGACGAGGCTCATCATCGAGATGTGAATCATTTTGCTTCT GACATCCACTTTCAAGGGAAAGAACTGCGGGAAGCACCAGCTCCTATTGGTTATCACTAA